One genomic segment of Candidatus Berkiella aquae includes these proteins:
- a CDS encoding acetyl-CoA C-acyltransferase — MRDVYIVAAARSAIGSFGGSLSKTPASEISAQIIKGLLTQLDLSPDKIDEVILGQVLAAGTGQNPARQASIAANIPATVPAMTINKVCGSGLKAVQLAYQAILCQDADIVIAGGQENMSLAPHYLPHSRQGQRMGDWALKDSMIIDGLWDAFNDYHMGQTAENIVSKFNVSREDQDAFALASQQKAEAALKSNRFASEIMPIEVKSGKDEIQRFEKDEYPRSTSLEKLSQLRPAFNKTGSVTAGNSSGLNDGAAILILASSDACKRLQLKPLAKIVAAASAGVDPAIMGTGPIPASRKCLEKAGWTVNDLDLVEANEAFAAQALCVNRELKLDTNKVNVNGGAIALGHPIGASGARILVSLLHEMQRRQVKKGLATLCIGGGQGMALAIECM, encoded by the coding sequence ATGCGAGACGTTTACATAGTTGCGGCGGCAAGAAGCGCGATCGGAAGTTTTGGTGGTTCTCTTTCTAAAACACCAGCTAGTGAAATCAGCGCGCAAATTATTAAAGGACTACTCACACAGCTTGACTTGTCACCCGATAAAATTGACGAAGTGATTTTGGGACAAGTATTAGCAGCAGGAACAGGACAAAATCCAGCTCGACAAGCAAGTATCGCGGCGAATATCCCAGCAACGGTTCCTGCAATGACAATCAATAAAGTCTGTGGCTCTGGTTTAAAAGCAGTGCAGTTAGCATACCAAGCAATTCTTTGTCAGGATGCCGACATTGTGATTGCTGGTGGTCAAGAAAATATGTCATTAGCGCCACATTATTTACCGCATTCCCGCCAAGGGCAGCGTATGGGCGATTGGGCATTAAAAGACAGTATGATCATTGATGGTTTATGGGATGCTTTCAATGATTACCATATGGGACAAACTGCTGAAAACATTGTGTCAAAATTTAATGTTTCACGCGAAGATCAAGATGCTTTTGCATTGGCTTCACAACAAAAAGCAGAAGCGGCATTGAAATCAAATCGTTTTGCTAGTGAAATTATGCCCATTGAAGTTAAATCAGGCAAAGATGAAATTCAACGCTTTGAGAAAGATGAATATCCGCGTTCGACATCGTTAGAAAAATTATCACAATTGCGTCCAGCATTTAACAAAACCGGTTCAGTAACGGCAGGAAACTCTTCTGGACTCAATGATGGCGCGGCCATTTTAATTCTAGCCAGTAGCGATGCTTGTAAGCGATTACAGTTAAAACCATTAGCTAAAATTGTTGCGGCCGCAAGTGCGGGTGTTGATCCTGCCATTATGGGCACAGGGCCTATTCCTGCTAGCCGTAAGTGCCTTGAAAAAGCAGGATGGACAGTCAACGATTTAGATTTAGTCGAAGCAAATGAGGCGTTTGCAGCACAAGCACTTTGCGTCAATCGTGAACTTAAATTGGATACCAATAAAGTCAATGTCAATGGAGGCGCAATTGCATTGGGGCACCCCATTGGTGCATCTGGCGCACGAATTCTTGTGAGTTTGTTGCATGAAATGCAACGTCGTCAAGTAAAGAAAGGCTTAGCGACGCTTTGTATTGGTGGTGGACAAGGAATGGCACTAGCGATTGAATGCATGTAA
- a CDS encoding phasin family protein — MMNSIYEQWRAFASSPSNEPLMSFHHLTTHLGSEIVRRQMNIMNDLMQCSAEQMHQLSHAKGMDEIVATHTRFIAKSSPKLMGHAQDTLDCFLDGATQYRKLLENTFVKRAQ; from the coding sequence ATGATGAACTCAATTTATGAACAGTGGCGTGCATTTGCGAGCTCGCCGTCCAATGAACCGTTAATGTCATTTCATCATTTAACGACCCACTTGGGCAGTGAGATCGTGCGACGCCAGATGAATATTATGAATGATTTAATGCAATGTAGCGCAGAGCAAATGCATCAGTTAAGCCATGCTAAAGGGATGGATGAGATCGTTGCAACCCATACTCGTTTTATTGCAAAGTCTTCACCCAAGCTAATGGGGCATGCTCAAGATACATTAGATTGTTTCTTAGATGGTGCGACGCAGTATCGAAAGTTATTAGAAAATACGTTTGTAAAACGTGCGCAATAG
- the acs gene encoding acetate--CoA ligase codes for MGYETMYQHSIADPQKFWAQQAEYFITWHEKWQAIDESDFTEGKVAWFRGAKLNASFNCLDRHLAKQSDKIAIFWEGDNLHRRQAISYQRLYERVCRFANVLKAQGIQKGDRICIYLPMIPDAMIAMLACARIGAVHCVVFAGFSALALAERIKDSGCKMVITADEGIRQGKVFALKSNVDDALDKVAVKKVIVIKNSGAKVRMHRQRDAWYHDLAFNVPSECEPQIMDAEDPLFILYTSGSTGTPKGILHTTGGYLLYSAITFRYVFDYHPQDIFWCTADVGWITGHSYGVYGPLANGASIVMYEGVPTAPEPDLAWKIVDYYQVTIFYTAPTAIRSLMAFGDAPLASSKRDSLRILGSVGEPINPEAWRWYHDKIGNGRCEIVDTWWQTETGGIMIAPIPSVSRQKPGAATTPFLGIEPLILNENKEPVKAGEKGFLVIAKSWPGQARTIYGNSQRFFNGYFSRFPGHYFTGDGAYKDSDGDFWLTGRVDDVMNISGHRLGTAEIESALVLHPFVAEAAVVSVPHAIKGEGIYAFVTLIDGQKMTLALAAELKQQIAKEIGKFAIPEEIHFAPKLPKTRSGKIMRRILRCIATGELDKMGDISTLADPDVLSLLLK; via the coding sequence ATGGGCTACGAGACGATGTATCAGCATTCCATAGCCGACCCACAAAAATTTTGGGCACAGCAGGCAGAATACTTTATAACTTGGCATGAAAAATGGCAGGCAATTGATGAAAGTGATTTTACCGAAGGAAAAGTTGCCTGGTTTCGCGGAGCAAAATTAAACGCTAGTTTTAATTGCCTTGATCGTCATCTGGCTAAACAATCAGATAAGATTGCAATATTTTGGGAGGGAGATAACTTGCATCGTCGTCAGGCGATTAGCTACCAAAGATTGTATGAAAGAGTGTGTCGATTTGCGAATGTGTTAAAAGCGCAGGGGATTCAAAAAGGAGATAGGATTTGTATCTATTTACCGATGATTCCAGATGCCATGATTGCCATGCTAGCTTGTGCTCGAATAGGGGCTGTACATTGCGTTGTCTTTGCTGGATTTTCTGCTTTGGCGTTAGCAGAACGGATTAAAGATTCTGGCTGTAAAATGGTCATCACTGCTGATGAAGGAATACGCCAAGGAAAAGTATTTGCCTTAAAAAGTAATGTTGATGATGCGCTCGATAAAGTTGCCGTCAAAAAAGTGATCGTCATTAAAAATAGTGGCGCAAAGGTTAGAATGCATCGCCAGCGAGATGCTTGGTATCATGATCTTGCTTTTAATGTTCCTAGCGAATGTGAACCGCAAATCATGGATGCTGAAGATCCCTTATTTATTTTATATACCTCAGGCTCTACAGGCACACCGAAAGGTATTTTGCACACCACAGGTGGTTATTTACTTTATAGCGCCATCACTTTTCGTTATGTATTTGATTATCATCCTCAGGATATTTTTTGGTGTACAGCCGATGTTGGATGGATCACAGGGCACAGCTATGGCGTATATGGACCATTAGCGAATGGTGCATCGATTGTGATGTATGAAGGCGTTCCTACTGCACCAGAGCCTGATTTAGCTTGGAAAATAGTGGATTATTATCAAGTGACCATTTTTTATACGGCACCCACGGCTATCCGTAGTTTGATGGCATTCGGTGATGCACCATTAGCATCAAGTAAACGTGATAGTTTGCGTATTTTAGGTTCGGTTGGTGAACCTATTAATCCAGAAGCGTGGCGTTGGTATCACGATAAAATTGGAAACGGCCGCTGTGAAATCGTTGATACATGGTGGCAAACGGAAACGGGAGGTATCATGATTGCGCCGATCCCAAGCGTTAGTCGACAAAAACCGGGTGCGGCAACCACACCTTTTTTAGGGATTGAGCCCCTTATACTGAATGAAAATAAAGAACCCGTTAAAGCAGGTGAAAAAGGTTTTTTGGTGATTGCAAAAAGCTGGCCCGGACAAGCGCGCACTATCTACGGTAATTCTCAACGTTTCTTTAATGGCTACTTTAGTCGTTTTCCTGGGCATTATTTTACAGGAGATGGCGCATACAAAGATAGTGACGGTGACTTTTGGTTAACAGGACGCGTCGATGATGTTATGAATATTTCAGGGCATCGCTTAGGAACCGCAGAAATTGAAAGCGCGTTGGTGTTGCATCCGTTCGTTGCTGAAGCAGCAGTGGTTAGCGTCCCACATGCCATTAAAGGAGAAGGTATTTATGCTTTTGTGACCTTGATTGATGGACAAAAGATGACATTGGCATTAGCGGCTGAATTAAAACAACAAATCGCAAAAGAAATTGGTAAATTTGCAATACCGGAAGAAATTCATTTTGCACCTAAATTACCGAAGACCCGTTCTGGCAAAATCATGCGGCGTATTTTGCGATGCATTGCAACAGGTGAGCTGGATAAAATGGGTGATATTTCTACCTTGGCAGATCCTGACGTATTATCTTTACTGCTTAAATGA
- the phaR gene encoding polyhydroxyalkanoate synthesis repressor PhaR yields the protein MSEPRVIKKYPNRRLYDTTISSYITLEDVKRLVVEQVAIKVVDARSQEDITHSTLLQIIIDQEENGPPLFTTPILQQMIRFYGGSMHALFGKMFEQGMQLFEQQQAVFNEEKDPLNMMSQLTQQNMTQWQQLQNQWMNAFVAKQTAEREEDPQPAS from the coding sequence ATGAGCGAACCTCGCGTTATAAAAAAATATCCGAACCGTCGTTTGTATGATACAACCATCAGCAGTTATATTACGTTGGAAGATGTCAAACGTTTGGTTGTTGAACAAGTCGCAATCAAAGTCGTTGATGCAAGAAGCCAAGAAGATATTACACATAGTACTTTATTGCAGATTATCATCGATCAAGAAGAAAACGGTCCTCCATTATTTACAACGCCTATTTTACAGCAAATGATTCGCTTTTATGGCGGCTCTATGCATGCACTGTTTGGCAAAATGTTCGAGCAAGGTATGCAATTATTTGAACAGCAGCAAGCGGTATTTAATGAAGAGAAAGATCCCTTGAATATGATGTCACAGTTGACTCAGCAAAATATGACACAATGGCAACAGCTGCAAAATCAATGGATGAATGCATTTGTTGCGAAACAGACAGCGGAGAGAGAAGAAGATCCGCAACCCGCCTCATAA
- the phbB gene encoding acetoacetyl-CoA reductase — protein sequence MMSTHQRVALVTGGTGGIGTAICQQLIKTGLQVVAGYSHGGDSSYALTWQKEQADLGYEIGIVYGDVSNFESCTAMVDEIAAKFGAIDVLVNNAGITKDTMFKKMSVTDWQAVMRIDLDSVFNTTRQVINGMIDRNFGRIINISSINGQKGQFGQTNYSAAKAGMHGFTKALAQEVAAKGVTVNTISPGYVLTDMVKKVAADVMEKIIAQVPVGRLAEPNEIARVVTFLAAEEAGYITGANIAVNGGQHMY from the coding sequence ATGATGAGCACACATCAACGAGTAGCACTGGTGACAGGTGGCACAGGCGGTATTGGAACTGCAATTTGTCAACAGCTTATTAAAACAGGATTGCAAGTGGTTGCAGGTTATAGCCATGGTGGTGATAGCTCTTATGCTTTAACGTGGCAAAAAGAGCAAGCCGATCTTGGATATGAAATAGGGATTGTTTATGGCGACGTTTCTAATTTTGAATCGTGCACTGCAATGGTGGATGAAATCGCAGCAAAGTTTGGTGCAATTGATGTGTTAGTAAACAACGCAGGTATCACAAAGGACACCATGTTTAAAAAAATGTCTGTTACAGATTGGCAAGCGGTGATGCGGATCGATCTAGATAGTGTTTTTAACACCACACGCCAGGTAATTAATGGTATGATAGACCGGAATTTTGGTCGCATTATTAATATCTCGTCGATCAATGGACAAAAAGGCCAATTTGGACAAACCAACTATTCAGCAGCAAAGGCTGGTATGCATGGTTTTACCAAGGCATTAGCACAAGAAGTGGCTGCAAAAGGAGTAACTGTAAATACGATTTCGCCAGGATATGTGTTAACCGATATGGTTAAAAAAGTAGCTGCAGATGTCATGGAGAAAATAATTGCCCAGGTACCGGTGGGAAGACTTGCTGAGCCAAATGAAATTGCGCGAGTTGTAACTTTTCTTGCGGCAGAAGAAGCAGGTTATATCACAGGTGCTAATATTGCTGTAAATGGTGGGCAGCATATGTACTAG